In the genome of Streptomyces sp. SAI-127, the window TGGCAGCCAACGCCGTGGACAGGACTGCGAATCTTCGGTGCCCCCGCCGGTGTTCAAGCCGTCCAGTCACGGTTCCTCCTCAGGAACAGCCGCGGCCGAGGCCGAGCTCGCTCAGGTCTATGGAGTCGGCGAATGCCTTCATCCCGGCATCGTTGGGGTGCAGATGGTCACCGGAGTCGTACGCCGCGCCCAGCCGCCGTGGATCCGCCGGGTCCCGGACCGCCCGGTCGAAGTCGGCGTAGTCGTCGAAGACCCCGCGGGAGTCCCGGACGAACGCGTTGACCTGCTGCCGCCGCGCCTCCGTCTCCTCGCTCCAACCGCCCCAGGTGAAGTCCTTGTACGGGGTGATCGTGGCGCCGACGACCCGCATCCCGCGCTGGTGCGCCCGGTCGGCGATCTCCGTCATCCCGGCGATGATCTGTTCGGCACTCGCCCCGCCGAGATCGTTGATCCCCTCGAAGAGGATCAGCGTCCTGGCGCCCGGCTGGGAGAGCACATCGCGTTCGAGCCGGTCGAGGGCCGAGGGGTTGGTCTCGGTCCCGGCGGTGATCCGGTTGCTGGTGATGCCCGCGTTGAGCACCCCTGCGCCGGGCAGGCAGGCGTTCAGCCGGGCGGAGAGCAGGTCGGGCCAGCGCTGGTTGGTGTCGGCCGTCGAGTAGGACCCGTCGGTGATCGAGTCGCCGAGCGCCACCACCGCCCCGGTCCTCGGCGCGGTCACGTCGACGCCGCTGAGGAACGGCCAGCTCGTGGTGGTCCAGGTGTAGGCGTCGCCGGTGGTGTCGGCCGTGTGGTCGCCCGCACCGTAGTCCGTCCAGTACACGGTCTGCTGTGCCCACCAGTGATCGGTGATGTGCGTGACCGGACCGGGCAGATGGAGACTGACGACCAGGTCGGCCAGGGCCGGCACGGCGAGTCCGACCGGATCGCTGACCGCCTGGCCGCCCGCGGGGACGGTGACCGCGCGCTTGCCGCCGAACCGCAGGTCGTAGGGACGGGCCACGGCGGAACCGCCGTCGCGCAGGCCCACGGTCGCGTGCCCGATCGTCACCGGGTCGGTGGCGTAGGCGTTGGTCAGCCGGATGCGCACGGATGAACCGCCGACGCTGATGTGCACCGGCATCCGTACCGTCACCTCGGACATCCCCGAGACCTCGTAGTGCTCACTGGCCGCCGTCGCCCAGGTCCCCGTCCAGCCGCGCCGGTCGTCCTGCTGACCGGCGCCGGCGGGCACAGCGGTACCGGCCATGACGGCCGAGACGGTCAGCAGCAACGCAAAGAGCCTGCCGCGTATCGCCGGCACGATCATCAGGCACCGCCGCCGCAGGTCAGCCTGGCGTCGGCCCAGTCGGCGTGGTCCGAGGAAACATCGCCGTCCCCGTCGACCGACAGGTCCAGCCAGCGGGCGCCGGTCACGTCCACGTCGATGCCGCTGCCGCCGTCGGAGCCCCGCACCACCGGGGTTGTCGTGAGCGAACGGCCGTCGGCGATCACCTGGAAGGAGACACTGCCGCCGTCGCCGACCTCGTCGTCCACCCCGGCGGTCGCGGTGAAGCGGGTGCAGCCACCTCCGAGATAGACCCGGACCTGGCTGTTCGCGTGCACGCCGAGGCCCTTGGTGTACGTGGTGCCGCCGATGCTCAGGGGACGACCGTCACCCGCCGCGTCCTCCCCGTTGGAGGAGTCCTTCTCCACCGGCCCCCAGCCGTTGACCGCCTTGACCAGGGCCAGGTCGCTCACATAGGCGTCGGCGGACAGCGCGGGCGGTGGCACCTGTACGGCGCGTACACCGGTGACGGTTCCCGGACGGCCGGGCTGGGTGAGCTTGGCGTTCGCGGACAGGACGGCGTAGTGCACGGGATCGCTGGGCGGGGTCACGGTGTAGTCCGCTGTCACCTTGTCGCCGGGCCGTACCCGGTCGAAGCGGGTCGGGTCGTCGGTGGTCGCGGTCCAGCCGTCCGGGACCTTCAGCGTCAGGCCGACGTTCGAGGCAGTCGGGGCGTCCTTCGGCACGCTGAGGGTGACGGGGACCTTGGTCGCGGTGCCGGTGCTCAGGAACGGCTCGGCATCGACGGTGACTTGAGCGCCCGCGACCGGCATGGCGTAGGTCTTGGCGTCGTACGAGGGCGCCGCCACCGTACCGACCTTGATCCCGCCCGCCGAGGCGCCGACGTCGACGAGCTTCACCGAACCCGGGCCGGCGCCGGCCTCGGTGGACCAGACGGCCAGGGCGATGGTGTTGCTGCCCTGCTCACGCAGGAGGCCCTTGGGGATGACGAACCGTGTCTGGGGTCCGGTGCCCGGCAGGTAGCGACCGATCAGCCAGCCGTTGACGAAGATCTCGGCGCGATAGCCGGTGCTGCCGCCTGGGGGTTCAGCCAGGTCCAGCGCGAGCCCGTTGTCCTGGCCCTGCGGCAGGTCGAGCGAGGCGGAGGTGCGGTACCAGCGCACCCCGGGCCCGGTCTTTGCGGTCTGCTGGGAGAGAGTGGTGCTCTGCCAGCTGCCGTCGGGGAGGCCCGGCAGCGACCAGCCGGCCCGCTCCCCGTACAGCCCGCCGTTGTTGTACGGCCCCCGGGCGGTGTCCACCGGGTCCTCGCCGCCCCGGTTGCCCTGGATCTTCCAGGTGAGGGTGGAGGCCCCGCCGATCACCTCGGCGGAGAGCAGACCGCGTGGCTCCTTGGAGTAGTCGTGGCCCCATTCCTCGTTGTGGCCCGCGTTCTCCACGAGGACGGAGAGGACGTTGTCCCCGCCGTCCGAACCGGACTTCAGCGTGCCCGCCGGGATGTCGAAGGTGTGCGCGCCGTCGCCGGAGCTGCCGAGATGGCGGCCGTTGAGCCACACCGCGTACTGGCCGGTGTTGCCGGTCTTGGCGTCGAGTGCGAGCGCGGTGGCGGCACCGGTGGTCTTGAACCGGCCGCGGTACCAGACGTTGCCGTGGTGGAAGCCGTACTCGTCCATGGCGAGGACCGGCAGCGAACCGGCAAGCGCCGCGTTGTTGGCGGTCAGGTGGTCGGCGGTGGTCCAGGTGGCGTCGTCGAAGCCGGGAGCGGACTCCGGCGCCTCCTCCTTGTACTTCCACGTCGTCAGCTTGGGCAGCTCGACGGGAAGCGGCGCCCGGGTGACGGCGACATCGCTGCCGTTCCAGGTCACCTTCTTGGCGTCCGCGATGACCTCGATCTTCGCGGCCTTGGTGGAGTCGCCGGTCAACTTCAGTGTCCCGTCGGCAAGTTCAGCCGTACGGACCAGGGACGGCCCGCGTACGAGAACCGGGCCCGCCGCGGTGTCCTGCCGCCACCAGTGGGCGGTCTCGGCGGTGTCGGCGATCAGCAGTTCCATGCCGTTCACCAGCACCCGGGCCAGGCCCTTGTGGGTGTAGTTCAGGCGCAGGTCACCGCGTTCGGCGTCCCAGGTGGTGGTGACGTCGCCGTCGAGGACGGTCACCTTGGGCCGCTCGGCGTACCGCAGCACGGTCTCGCCGGTTTCGCCTGCACGCCCGTACAGCAGCGCCACCTCGCGGTCGCCGATCTTGGCGTGCGTCATGATCTCCGAGGTGGAGTAGACGAGCCGCTGGTCCTCGCCCAAGTCGTAACCCGCGACGAGGAGTTTGGCGTCCCGACCGTCGATGGTGATCTCGCCCTGCTGCGGTACGCGCGGGTAGTCGCCGTCCGCACCCTTCAGCGACAAGGTGGTCTCGTCCTTGTCCTTCACACGGGTGTCGCCGTGCCGCACGGTGAAGAACTGCGTGCCGTCGTCGGGGTTGACGCGCCGGTCGATACGCAGGGCGTCGTCGGAAGGCGTGGGCGCTTCGGCCCTGTCGGTGCGCGCCAACGAGGTGACAGAGTTGACCATGTACCCGAGGCGCTTGAACTCCTGGTACTTGTCGGTCAGTTGGCGGGACTCGTTGATCGGGGCCCCGTAGTCGTACGACGTGTAGACCGCGTTGGGGTCGGCGAGCCAGCCCCAGTTGGTGCCGCCGTACGTCATGTAGAAGGACTGGCCGCTCACCCCGGCGGCGATGTTCATCTTGCTGAACACCCGGGTGAAGTCGGTGCCGGTCAGCTTCGCGCAGTCCTGGTAACCGGTGCCGCCCCACGGGTCGAAGGCGCCGCCCTGTGCCTCCGGGATGATCAGCGGGGACTCGGGCTTCCACTCGTTGACGTACGAATAGTCCGGGAGGTTCTTCCAGGTGTCCGGGTCCTTGCAGTCGAAGCCCTGCGGGTAGGCGTCGAAGCCGTAGATGTCCGGGGCGCCCTTGCCGCTCACCCAGTTCTGGTTGGCGCCACCGTCGTTGACGAAGGTGGGAACATCGATGCCGTCCTCCTTCGCCCAGTCGATGAGGGTCTGCATGTAGTCGGCGTCGTGGCGACCGCCCTGGTACTCGTTCTCGACCTGATACAAAATCACCGACCCTGTGCCACGGGTGAGTTGATGGCGCGCGATGATCGGGTTGATCCGGCTCATCCACTCCCGGGCCGCCTTCAGGTACTCCGGCTCGGAGGTACGGTTCACGCCGGCCTGTGTGGACCGCCAGGCGGGCATGCCGCCGCCGGAGACCTCCGCGTTGATGTACGGGCCCGGCCGGGCGATCACATACAGGCCCGCGCGCTCGGCCTCGTCCAGCAGCCGCTCCACGTCACGGGTGCCGGTGAAGTCGTACGACCCCGCCTTGGAGGAGTGGTAGCCCCAGTCGAAATACAGCGAGACGGCGTTGAATCCGCCCGCCTTGATCTTCTGCAGGACATCGCGCCACGCGTCGGGGCTGGGCAGCCGGAAGTAGTGGAACTCGGCGCCCCAGAGGTACAGGGGCTTGCCGTCGACCTGTACGGAATACTGGTCGTAGGTGACGGTGTGCCGCGCCGGGGTCTGCTGCTCCGCCTGGGCCGGTGTCGCGACACCCGCGCTGGTCAGGGACATGGCAGTCAGCGCTCCGGCAAGCAGCAGAGATCTCCACTTGCCCCTCATGACGTCAGCCCCTTCACGACTGCCGCCCGCGCGGTCTCGATGTCGCCCACGTCCTTCGTCCGGCCGTCGAGGTTCCGGGTCGCGGTGGTGAGGGCCTCGGTCAGGGCGTCGCTGTCGGTGCCGCCGTCCTTCTTCCGCAGCTGGGCGATGAGTTCGTAGTCCTCGATGCCCTCCTTCAGCTGCTCCCAGCGGATGCTGGACATCGGGCCGTCCTTGCCCGGGTAGACCAGGTACTCGTCGCCCTGCGTGAAGATGTGCACCGGCCGATTGAAGGGGTCGCTGGTCCAGCTGTTGTACGACCAGCGCAGGAAGCCGTCCAGATCCCGCTGGGCGGAGATCCAGGGCAGCATCCGCGACTCGACGGCGGGAGAGTAGGACAGGGTGTTGGGGTGGGCCGGAGCGCCGTACACGTAGAAGGTCGTGATCTTGCCGGCTTTGCGCCGCTCCTCCACTTTCTCCTTCGTCATCGCGTCGATGCCGCCCCAGTCGACGGACAGGTTGGACGCGACGCCTTCGGTGTTGATCGAACCTGCCACGGAGATGCGGTCGTCGAAGGCCGGCGCGACCTCGTGGACGAAGTTCTTGACGACGGTCATCGTGTCGATGGGCCGCTCGTCGAAGGACAGCCAGGTGTGGTCCAGCCAGCCCTTCGCCTTCACGTGCTTCTCGAAGGCGGGGAGGAAGGTTCCCCATGCCTGACGCCAGCGGTCGCCGCCCAGATCGACGTTCTCATAGACGGTCCTGCCGGTGGTGGTGTCGGTGTAGGTGAGGTGCTCCTGGTCCTGGAAGGCCAGCATGGAGAAGGCGCCGATGTCAGGCCCGAGACCGGCGCGTCTGGCGGTCTCGACGTACTTGTCCCAGCGGCTGAAGTCGAAGGAGAACGTCTTTCCGTTCCAGGTCCAGCCCACCATGCTGGTGTACGGCGTGGCGGTCTGTGACTCCCGGGTGCCGAGCGACCACTGGTGGTGCCAGGGGTTGTCGACGATGGTGGTGTTGATGACCTTCTGGCCGCGCGAGGCCAGGTCTCGGTCGTACTTGTCGATCAGCTTCCAGTGCTCGTCGGACCAGAGCCTGACGCCGTGGTTCTTGGCCATCGTCTCCGGCTGCGCCCACACGTCGAGGAAGAAGCTGTAGTCCTTCGGGTCGGGCACGCTCGCGTCGGCGACCTCGATGGTCAGCGGGTACGTGCTCTGGGTACGGCCGTCGGCGTTGACCTTCACCGCGCCGGTGTACGTGCCGGGCTTGGCCCCCTCGGGGATGTGGAAGGTGAACCACAGCGGTTGCGCCGCGTACGCGGGTACGTCGACCGAGGACCCCTCCGCCAGCGGGTCGCCGACCACATCGGGGTTACGGTCGCCGGACACCTCCTTCCCGGAGCTGACCTGGTCGATGGTGGCCGACCAGTCGACCTCGCTCTTGGAACGCTGCACGGGCACGTACTTGACGAACCGGAGCTGGGTGTCGGCACCGGACAGCTTCGCGCCGCCGGGCCCGGTCAGGTCGCCGACCACGGCCTTGACGTCGTCGAGATTGTGGCCGGAGGCGATCGCCAGCTGCGCCGAGACCTGCTCGTTGCGCACTGCGGAGAGCTTGAGCTCCTTGGTGTCCTTGCCCTGGATGGGGGTCATCGGATAACGCGGGACCCGCTCCTCCGCGGAACCGGCGAAGGAGCCGGTGGGGACCCAGGTGATGGTGTCTCTGGTACCCATGGCGTCGGCGACCTTGACGGTCAGCCAGGTGGTGGTGGCCTTGGAATTGAGGTCGGTGCCGGTGGTCGCCGTACCGGTGACGGCGATCGCGGTGGTGCTTGCGGCCACGACGACGCCGGCGACGAAGCCGGCGGCAACTGAGGATGTACGTGCCATGGGGATGGGGTCCCTCTCTCACGGCTGTGCAGGGAGTGGTCCCCGGCAGGCCCCATGGGGGCGGTGGGCCTGCCGGGAAACCGGGGGATGCAGGTGATACCGGCGTGTCAGGAGGTGACGGTGAATCCGCTGAAGACGGCTTCGATGTCCTCGCCGGGGTAGTTGACGTTGGCCGCGCTGGCGACCATCCCGGCGTCTTCGGTGCCGGCGGCCGACGGCACCTGGGCGGTACCGACCTGCGACCAGGCCTGGCCGTCCTTGCTGGCGTACGCCGTGTAGGTGGCGCCGTCCCGGGTCAGCTTGAGATACGCCGGGTGGTAGGTGGCGCCGCCGCCCGCCCAGGTGTCGAGCTTCCCGTCGCCGTCGCTGTCGGTCATGAACTCCAGGCCGTAGCTCTGGGTCATGACCAGCACCGCGTAACCGCCCTGCTCGGGTGCGGTCAGGTCGTTGGCGAGGGCGATGCCCGCCTTGCCGACCGGTGAGGCGCTGTTCTGGGAGACCAACTGGGCGTGCACGGTGGCCTTCTCGCCGGCTGCGTCGTCGCGGTAGATGACGCCCTTCTCGTCCTTCCAGCCGGACAGGTCCTGGCCGCCGGCCCAGATGGCGAACTGGTCACCGGCCTGGGCGTACTGGGGATCCTCGGAGGTGGTGTCGGTCGTCAGGTACGGCGCCTGCACGCTGCTGGGAGCGGCCTTCACCTGTGCCTGCACGGTGTCCGACACCCTCTGCGACCCGTTGGATCCGTTGTAGGTGGCGGTGCCGGTGAGGTCGTGGCTGCCCCAGCGGGCGTCCTCGGCCGGGGTCACCGTCCAGGTGGTGGTGAGTGTGGCGCCGTTCTTGAGGTAGTCCGCGGTGGTCGGACCGGTCGACTTGGCACTCCAGCCATCAGGCAGGTCCAGGGCCGCCTTGACGCTCCTGAGGGTCCCGGTGCTCCAGTTGGTCACCTCGGTGGTCACCTGGAACGGCTTGCCCGCGTCGGTGGCCGGGGCGTCCGGAGTGATCAGGACGGAGGCGGCCGGAGCGTCGACGCGCTTGAGCGCCTTGATGGCCTTGTCCGCGCCCTCGGCCTTGATGTTGACGAAGGCCGGGGTGACGCCGAGCGGCGCCGCGTACCCCTTGAGGGTCTGGGGACCGCGGATCACCGTGCCCTGGTTCACGTCGTACCAGGTGCCCGGCGGCAGATGGACGGAGCGTGTGGCTCCGGTGCTCAGCTTCGGTGCGGCCAGCACGGCCGGGCCGAGCATCCACTCGTCGGCGACCGTGTAACTCGCCTCGTCCTTCGGGAAGTCGAAGAACAGCGGCCGCATGATCGGATCGCCGGTCTTCAGGGTGCTCTGCACCTGGTCCCAGATATAGGGGGCGAGCTTCTCGTGCGTCTTGATCGCCTGCCGGTAGAGGTCGACCGTCTCCTGGTCGTAGTCCACCTTCTGTCCGGTGGTGGTGTCGTTGGTGTCCACCGGCGAGGTCGAGGCGTACATCAGCGGCATCAGCGAGGCGGATTGCGCCCACCGCACCAGTACGTCCTTCGTCGGCGCGGGCTGGCCGCCCGAGCCGCCGATCATGTCGGACTCGACGAACGGATAGCCGATCGTGGAGATGGCCAGGTTCTGGGAGGCCGAGGCGCGCAGGGAGTCCCAGCCGGTGCCCTTGTCGACCTGGCGGGTGACGAAGCCGGCCTCGTGGGCCGTCTTGTTCCAGTGCACCCGGATGCCGGCGCCCTGGAGGTCGAACTCGTCGGCGAGCTGCGTGCCGAGCTTCTGGTAGTCCGTGACCTGCGAGCCCTCGCGCGGCGCGCACCTCTCGTCGAAGAAGCGCGTGTCGAACTTCAGCCCGTCGATGTCGTACGTGTCCATGAGGGACTTGAGGTTGCCCTCGTACCAGGCCTTGGCCTCGGGGTTGGCCAGGTCGATGATCCCCGCCTCGCCGTTCCACCAGGTCACGTCACACGGCTTGGTCTTGTCCTTGGCGTCCATGAGCAGATAGCCGTGGTCGACCGCGTACTGGTAGTTGGCGGAGTCCAGGTTGATCCACAGGGTGACCCAGACGCCGAAGTCGAACCCCATGTCGTGGATCTTCTGGGAGAGACCCTTGGGATCGGGGAAGGTTTTCGGATCCCACGTCAGATTGCCGTAGTTCGACTCCCACTTGTCGTCGAGCTGGATGGTGTGCCCGTCCAGACCGTTGTCGTGGAGGTCGGTGGCGTAGTCGAGCAGTTTCTCCTGGTCGACCTTGGTGTAGAACTGCGCCCAGGAATTCCACAACGGCTTGGCGTACTGCTCGTACGGGGCGTCCGACTTGGTGGGCTTGCCGACGATGCCGATGTAGTCGCGGTAGACCTCCAGCGGCGTCGACTCGACGAACACGGTGGCCTTGTAGGTGTCGGGCGACTCGACGACGAAGCTGCCGAGGCCGTCCTTGCCCTTGTTGAGCGCCACGTCCATGACGTTCCCGGTGTCGACGCGCAGACCGGTCGACTTGGACGTGTACCAGAACGGGTCGATCATGTGGTACGACGCCGGGCCGAAGGTCGGATGGTCGACCTCGCCGGCGTCCAGCGGCCAGGGCTGGTCGGTGCCGGGACCGCCCTGCGGGGTCTCCGCCTCGCCGTGGCCGTACCAGTGGCCGGCCGACGACAGGTCGTAGGTGAGGCCCAACTGCGTCGGTGCGCCGCCTCGGACGTCCCAGTCGAGCTGGTAGCGGTCGGCGCCGGGGGTGATCCGGGCCTCCACCGTGGCGCCGTCGAGCGTGCTGTCGGCGGTGACGGTCAGGACGCCGTTCTTCCACGTCCAGTCGGTGACGCCCGTCGCGTGCTGCCAGGTGCCGTCGGCCGTGGTGAAGCGCAGGGCGCCGGTGTCGCCGGCTGTTGTGGCGAGCACGGTCTTCCCGGCGCGGCGTGTGGTCAGGGCGAGTTCGTCGGTGGCCACGTCGAGGGTGTAGCCGGGGGTGCCGGCGGAGGCCGGCACGGAGACCGTGACGGCGTTCGCGGTGCGGGTCACCTTCGGCCCCTCGGTGGTGGCGGTGGTGGGACGGGCGGCGGCCGTGGCCGCGGCGGTGGAGCCGGTGAGGGGCGCCATCAGCATGGCGGCGGTCAGTGCGGCAGCGAGCAACAGGCCGCCGGGACTGCTCAATCGGGCGTGCACTCGTGTCCTCCTGTCGGACAGGACGGTGGCTCAGGAGCGGCGGTGCGTGGTGCCGGTGGCGTGCGGAGCGCACGGTCACGAAGAAGCGCGGTGCCCGCCAGGGCTGCGGTCTGCTTGATTCTGCGTGCAGATGCAAGATTCGAAGCGATTTCGCACATGCTCTTGCGGGAATCGCCACCTGTCAACATGGGGGGCACAGGGCGTTACGAGTGCCCCCAGGGCGGTCGTGGAGCGGTTGTTGTTCCTGGTGGCGGTCGGTTCCGGGGCCCGCCGACCGGCCTCGGCGGGCCCGGAAACCGTTCGTAACGGACGCGTAAATTCTGTGGCCCCCGAGATCTTCCGGGGAGGACGCCCGGTCAGGCCAGGATCACGGAACGGGTCAGATGGCGCGGATTGTCCGGGTCCAGCCCGCGTGCCGAGGCGAGGGCGGAGGCCAGCCGGTGCACCACGACCAGATCTGCCAGCGGGTCCCGGCCGAGCGCCACCAACTGCCCGCCGGTGTCCGCGATCTCGTCGGCGAGACCGGACGGCAGGGCCGCCGGGTCCCCGAACCACCACGCCACGCGGCCGGGTGCGGTGACGCTGATCGGGCCGTGCCGGTACTCCATCACCGGGTAGGCCTCGGTCCAGGCGCCCGCCGCCTCACGCATCTTCAGCGCCGCCTCCTGGGCGATCCCGTAGGCCCAGCCCTGCCCCAGGAAGGTGAACTGCTCCGCCTCCAACACCCCCGCCGGCAGCGGTTCCTCCAGCGCAGAGCGCCCCTGCTGCGGCAGCTGCTCCAGGTCCTCGCCCAAGTGGGCCCGTAGGAGGACCAGTTCGGTGCTGGCGAAACGGGTCTGGACGACCGAGGTCTCATCGGCGAAGTCGAGCACGACGACAGCGTCCGCCGGGCCCGTCACAGGCGACTGCGGCACCGCGGTCACCGCGGTCGTGGGGGTTGTTCCGCGCAGCCGGCCGAGCAGCTCCAGTACTTCGGTCGTGGTGCCGGACCGGGTCAGCGCGATCACCCTGTCGTAGGCCCGCGCGTCCGGCATCCCGGAGGCGGGGAAGGCGTCGGTCTCGCCGTGGCCGCCCGACTCCCGCAGTGCCGCGTACGCCTGGGCGATGAACCAGGACGTCCCGCAGCCGACGACGGCCACCCGCTCGCCGGGCCGGGGCAGCGAGGCGGAGACGGGCCCGTCGGGCCTCCGGGCCAGTGCCACGGCCTGCCGCCAGCAGTCGGGCTGGGTGGCGATCTCGATGTCGGTCTGACTCATCGGGGACTCCCCTCTAGGGCGCACGGCGTGACCGATACGTGATGCGACGGCCCTTGACACTGTGCGCGTTTCATTGAGCATCATGTCGTTTGATGATTGATAGCACCAGCAATCGAGCATAAACAAGCAAGCGGGCGCGCAATCAGGCGAGCACGCGCTTGACCAAGCACGCCATGCGTGCGGAGAGGTACTCCGTGAAACGGCACCTCGCGGGCCTCGCCGGGGGACTGGCCCTGGCACTGGCCCTCACCGGTTGCGGCAAGGGCAGCGCCTCGGACAGCGGCGGATCCGACGGCAGGACGATCAGGTTCGTCGCGGCGAAGTACGACGACGACACCCAGGCCTACTGGACTGCGCTGATCAAGGACTTCGAAAAAGCCAACCCCGGCTACCGGGTGAACCTCGAAGTCGTCGACTGGGAGCAGATGGACTCCAAGGTCAAGACGTACGTCCAGACCAAGCAGGAACCGGACATCCTCAACTACAACAAGTTCTCCGACTTCGCCCGGGACGGCCTGGTTCACAAGGCGCAGGATGTCGTCTCGCCCAAGGTGCTGGCCGACTTCCTCCCGCTGTTCCGGCAGAGGGCGCAGTACAAGGGGGCCCAGTACGGCCTGCCCTTCATCTCCAGCGCGCGCCTGTTCTTCTACAACAAGGACATCTTCGCCAAGGCGGGCATAGCCCAGCCGCCCACCACCTGGGCCGAGGTCGAGGCCGACGCCAAGAAGATCAAGCAGGCGGGTTACATCGGCCTCGGGCTGCCCCTGGGCCCCGAGGAGGCGCAGGCCGAGTTCCAGATCTGGGCGATGAACAACGGCGGCGGCTGGACCGACACTTCGGGCAAGTGGGCGATCGACCAGCAG includes:
- a CDS encoding extracellular solute-binding protein → MRAERYSVKRHLAGLAGGLALALALTGCGKGSASDSGGSDGRTIRFVAAKYDDDTQAYWTALIKDFEKANPGYRVNLEVVDWEQMDSKVKTYVQTKQEPDILNYNKFSDFARDGLVHKAQDVVSPKVLADFLPLFRQRAQYKGAQYGLPFISSARLFFYNKDIFAKAGIAQPPTTWAEVEADAKKIKQAGYIGLGLPLGPEEAQAEFQIWAMNNGGGWTDTSGKWAIDQQANVDTLSYLRKLTKEKVTQPNPEATNRKDVFNQFAQGKIGMLNGAVFMRKGFIDPVDAKLNYGVAALPSKDGSTHKTLGVQDYLVAFKKSDGSNKAAVKKFLDFFYQKENAAKFVSTEGFLSVTESAGQVLSSDSQNAAYYKPFVDALSSAEFAPTDDPAWAAVDGAVKQRIGTGVAGGDPAKVLGEIQKTAQKGD